The genomic region GCGGTGACCGTGGCGCCGTGCGACGTACGGGGTCGCCCGCACGGCGCGTCGGTGCCCGCGCACGCGACGTTCTACGACCCGGCCGGCAGCCGGCGCATCCGAGGGCTGATCAAGCACAAGTACCGGGTGCTGGGCCGGCTCACCCTGCTCGGCAGCCGGCTACGCCGGGGTGCCGGCGGCACCGTCGGCATCCGCGTCACCCTCGGCGAGGGGCGGACATGAATCAGGGGCGGCGGACCGAAGTCCACCGCCCCTGAGCCATCTGACGTGGTGCCGGCTCTCAGTCCCCCTGGCGCTGCTGGGGAATCTGCCCCTGCAGCAGGGCCCTGACCTCCGACTCGCGGTACCGGCGGTGACCACCCAGGGTCCGGATGGCGGAGAGCTTGCCCGCCTTGGCCCACCGGGTCACCGTCTTCGGGTCGACACGGAACATCGACGCCACCTCGGCCGGCGTGAGTAGCGGCTCTGGTTCGTGCGTTCGCGATGCCATCGGTCACTCCTCCACATGTATAGACATCGGCCGGGGTCCCGCCGGCCGACGCGTCTCCCATGGTCCGGCTAGTCCCCGATGTCCGACATGGGCCGAACGGCCGAACGTCCCTAGACGGACGGATGAACCATGCCCGATTTATGCGACTTTTACACGGCAGAAACTACCTTATTCGGACTCATGATCACGGTTCGTGAAGCGTCAACTACGAGCACACCTCGCCTTGGGAGCGCTCCGTGGGGCATTTGCCCTTAGTTGCACCGCTCGAGTAGTTGAACCGCCCGCCACCGCGCGACGAGCTTGTCGTACGCCGCGGAAGCCTCCTCGGCCTCGCCCCGGGACAGCCCGGCCAGGCCCGCGGCGACCAGCTCGGGCGAGTCGTCGGCCGCGAGCGTCTCGTCCGGCAGCAGCTCGACCAGGCCGCCGTAGTCGAGTTCGACCACCGAGCGCGGGTGGAACTCCTCCAACCAGCGGGCGGCCTCCTCGACCGCCTCGGTGATCGGCGCCTCGCCGACCGACTTGCGCAGCACCGACAGCGCCCGGGACGACCGCCGGCGGGCCTTCGAGATCTCCGTGCGGTAGCGCAGCGCCCGCCGGTCCGGCGAGGTGACCAGGTCGCGCTCCTCCTTGCCGAAGAGGACGAACCAGCGCAGAGGTACGCCCCAGGTGGCGATCTGCTCGTGCACCCGTGGCACGCCGTGCTCCAGCACCCGGGCGCCGCTGCGCCAGTCGTCCACCACCGCCTTGGCCTGGCCGGCGAGCACCGGCGGCACGAAGGCGTCGGCGAGCACCGAGGGCACCCCGTCCCGGGCGCTCAGCGCCGCCTCGGCCACCCGGATCCGCAGATTCCACGGGCAGACGAGCAGGGTGTCGTCGGTCTCCAGGACGTACGCCTCCTCGGGCGGGTCCGGCAGACGGGTCCAGCCCGCGCCCAGCGCCTCGATCACCGCCGTCCGCTGCCGGCCGGGCCCCTCCACGGGGGCGACCGCCCGCCCCTCCGACACGTAGCGCCGCCAGTACGACTGGCGGTCCCGGTCGAAGGCGGTCAGCGGCTCGTACACGCGCAGGTAAGAAGCGAAGAGCGACGGCACGGCGCGATCCTCCCACGAACGCCACCCCGTCGCGGTCAGCGCCCGCTCCGCAGGCGTGCCGCGGTCGGCGGCGGCGCGGCGGCCGATATTAGGCTCAACGTCATCCGGCAGCATCCCCGCCGGCGTCCACCAGGGCCGCGTCCCACGAGGACGCACCGACACCAGGAGCCAGTCATGGGCGTATTCGCGAGCACCGACGACCCGGGATCGACCGGTCACGAACAGGTCGTGTTCTGCCAGGACACGCAGAGCGGCCTCAAGGCGATCATCGGGATCTACTCCACCGCGCTGGGGCCCGCGCTCGGCGGCACCCGCTTCTACCCGTACGACAGCGAGGAGGCGGCCCTCGCCGACGTCCTCGACCTGTCCCGGGGGATGGCCTACAAGAACGCGCTCGCCGGGCTGGACCTGGGCGGCGGCAAGGCGGTCATCTGGGGCGACCCGGAGCAGATCAAGACCGAGGCGCTGCTGCGCGCGTACGGCCGTTTCGTGGAGTCGCTGGCCGGTCGCTACTACACCGCCTGCGACGTCGGCACCTACGTCCCGGACATGGACGTGATCGCCCGGGAGACCAGCTACGTCACCGGCCGCAGCGTCGAGCACGGCGGCGCCGGCGACTCCTCGATCCTCACCGCCTGGGGCGTCTTCCAGGGCATGCGCGCGGCCGCCGAGCACGTCTGGGGGTCGCCGACGCTGCGCGGCCGGCGGGTCGGCGTGGCCGGGCTCGGCAAGGTCGGCAAGTACCTGGTGGGCCACCTGCTCGACGACGGGGCCGACGTGGTGGCCACCGACGTCAACCCGCGGGCGCTGGAGTGGGCTCGCACCACCCACCCGCAGGTCACCCTGGTCGACGACGTCAGCATGCTGGTCGGCGGGGACATCGACGTGTACGCCCCGTGCGCCCTCGGCGGCGCCCTGAACGACGACACGGTGCCCGCGCTGCGCGCCAAGGTGGTCGCCGGCGCGGCCAACAACCAGCTGGCCCACCCGGGGATCGAGAAGCTGCTGGCCGACCGCGGCATCCTCTACGCACCGGACTACGTGGTGAACGCGGGCGGTGTGATCCAGGTCGCCGACGAGATCGAGGGCTTCAACTTCGACCGGGCCAAGCTGCGGGCCACCCGGATCTACGACACCACGCGGGAGATCCTGCACCTGGCCGACGCCGAGGGCGTCCCGCCGGCGGTCGCGGCGGACCGGCTCGCCGAGCGGCGGATGGCCGACGTCGGCCGGCTGCGCACGATCCACCTCCGCTGACCCCGCTTCCGGGAGCGGATCGCCGGATCCGCTCCCGGGGCCGCGCGGGTCCGGGCCGGGCCGTTAAGCTGGCTCTGGGATCAGTTCGTGCCGTTCTGTCCGGTGTCACGGGCGCTCACGGTTCCGCTCCTTACCGGGTACACTGGGTGACGGCCGGACCACCGCGACGCGCAGAGCCGGCCGACGGTAACCCGAGGTGCCGAACGGTGGCATCCCCATGTACCGTAAGAGCCACGAGAGATGCCTGACGTCATCGGGGCCCGCCTTCGGGCTGCCCCGCATTCTGTGCGAGGGGGTCGAGCCATGGGGCGCGGCCGTGCTAAGGCCAAGCAGACAAAGGTGGCCCGGGAGTTGAAGTACCACTCCCCGAACACCGACCTCGCCGCCTTGCAGCGAGAACTCGGCGGCAGCGGCAAGTCGGACCACGACTTCGACGACGACTACAAAGAGTATGTCGACGACGATGACGAGGACCACGCGGACGAGGACCCGGACCCCTGGGTCCGTCCGACCCGCTGACCCCCGGTCACATCTGAGCACGCGGTGAGCCCCGCGTGCTCACGCATGTGCCCGCCAGGCGGCGTACGAGCCGACGATCAGGGGCCTGCCACGCCGAAGCGACGGACAGGCCCCTGATCGGGGTGCGGCGCCCTCAGCGGGGCCGGTTGTTCCAGTTGTAGAAGGTCGGGATGTTCTCGAAGTGGTTCCAGGCGCAGACCGCGCCCTCGCCGCTTCCGCCCGCCACCTCCGACCGGAGCCGCCGCGCGGCCTCAGCCTCGCGCAGCAGGGCGACGAGCCCCGGGGCGGCGTCCCGCACCCGTTCGACGACCCCGGCCGGGGTGGGGCTGCCCGTCCCGCGCTCAGGCTGCCGGTGACTGGTGGTCTCGGGCATGCTCCAACACTCCCTCCAGTAGGCGGATCTTGCTGTTGCGGCAGTGTTCGGTCTCCGTACCGTCAAAACGCCCCAGCTCGAAGTAGCGGTTGGCGGCGTGGCCGCCACCGCAGAAGCCGAAGTAGGGACAGCTGGCCCGGCAGGCCTCGACACCGGCCAGGAACTCACCCACCCAGGGCGTCCGCTCCGTCCCGAGCAGGATCTCGGCCAGCGGGGTGTCCAGCACGTTGCCGCTGCTGAAGTCGCCGTACCTCGGGTCGGTGAAGCCGGCCAGCTCCGGCGAGAGCACGGTGACCGACCCGTCGTGCCCGATCGTGGGGATCGGGTCCAGCCGGCGGGGCAGGATCTCGTCCGCCAGGTCGTCCAGGACCGCCGACGCGTACCGCAGTGACCACTCGACCTCGCGCAGGTGGATCCGGGGCTCCCGGCGCCACGCCGCCACCAACTCGGCCCAGAAGGTGGTCACGTCGGCCGGGTCGTGGGCGTTGTCGCGGGTGTTGACGCCCTCGGTCTCCTCGATGTTGATCCCGAGCACGTCGCAGCCGAGGTCGAGGAAGTAGGCGTACAGCTCGGTGGCGAGCCCCGGCTCCGGGCGGGAGACCACCGCGAGCGCGGAGAACGGCAGCCCGTGCCGGCGGAGCGCCGCCACCCCGCGCAGGATCCGGTCGTACGCGGGCTGGCCGCCCCGGGTGACCCGGTCGCCGTTACGCTCCCGCGGCCCGTCCACGCTCACGCTCACCCGCATCCGGTGCTCGGCGAAGAACTCGCACCAGGCGTCGTCGATCAGCGTGGCGTTGGTCTGCACATGGTGCTCGACCTCGGGACCGAACGGCGCGAGCAGGGCCGCCAGGTGCTCCCTCCCGGCCGCGAGCGGCTCGCCGCCGTGCCAGACCACCGAGAACCGCTCTGCGGCCGCCCACGGGTTCACCGAGGCGGCCACCGCCTCGGCGACCAGGACCGGCATCCGCCGGTCGGCGGC from Micromonospora sp. WMMD812 harbors:
- a CDS encoding PPOX class F420-dependent oxidoreductase — protein: MATLDRLSAEKYILLTTFRQDGRSVPTPVWAVRDGDGLAVWTAADSGKVKRIRNNGAVTVAPCDVRGRPHGASVPAHATFYDPAGSRRIRGLIKHKYRVLGRLTLLGSRLRRGAGGTVGIRVTLGEGRT
- a CDS encoding BldC family transcriptional regulator; amino-acid sequence: MASRTHEPEPLLTPAEVASMFRVDPKTVTRWAKAGKLSAIRTLGGHRRYRESEVRALLQGQIPQQRQGD
- a CDS encoding Glu/Leu/Phe/Val dehydrogenase, translated to MGVFASTDDPGSTGHEQVVFCQDTQSGLKAIIGIYSTALGPALGGTRFYPYDSEEAALADVLDLSRGMAYKNALAGLDLGGGKAVIWGDPEQIKTEALLRAYGRFVESLAGRYYTACDVGTYVPDMDVIARETSYVTGRSVEHGGAGDSSILTAWGVFQGMRAAAEHVWGSPTLRGRRVGVAGLGKVGKYLVGHLLDDGADVVATDVNPRALEWARTTHPQVTLVDDVSMLVGGDIDVYAPCALGGALNDDTVPALRAKVVAGAANNQLAHPGIEKLLADRGILYAPDYVVNAGGVIQVADEIEGFNFDRAKLRATRIYDTTREILHLADAEGVPPAVAADRLAERRMADVGRLRTIHLR
- a CDS encoding DUF3073 domain-containing protein; this encodes MGRGRAKAKQTKVARELKYHSPNTDLAALQRELGGSGKSDHDFDDDYKEYVDDDDEDHADEDPDPWVRPTR
- the amcA gene encoding multiple cyclophane-containing RiPP AmcA, translating into MPETTSHRQPERGTGSPTPAGVVERVRDAAPGLVALLREAEAARRLRSEVAGGSGEGAVCAWNHFENIPTFYNWNNRPR
- the amcB gene encoding cyclophane-forming radical SAM peptide maturase AmcB → MSGVAAVPSYVVMQPTTLCNLDCAYCYLPFRAADRRMPVLVAEAVAASVNPWAAAERFSVVWHGGEPLAAGREHLAALLAPFGPEVEHHVQTNATLIDDAWCEFFAEHRMRVSVSVDGPRERNGDRVTRGGQPAYDRILRGVAALRRHGLPFSALAVVSRPEPGLATELYAYFLDLGCDVLGINIEETEGVNTRDNAHDPADVTTFWAELVAAWRREPRIHLREVEWSLRYASAVLDDLADEILPRRLDPIPTIGHDGSVTVLSPELAGFTDPRYGDFSSGNVLDTPLAEILLGTERTPWVGEFLAGVEACRASCPYFGFCGGGHAANRYFELGRFDGTETEHCRNSKIRLLEGVLEHARDHQSPAA